The Musa acuminata AAA Group cultivar baxijiao chromosome BXJ1-3, Cavendish_Baxijiao_AAA, whole genome shotgun sequence genome window below encodes:
- the LOC135626203 gene encoding uncharacterized protein LOC135626203 — protein MEGLLQHQNSTASFQKNYKSCMWDWLRIFDLQHRLSVRRLLEDDGHGNRRHVRRVEIPEVHVPASVDEHDNLDDETKLLIVNKGSQTKKSSGKALVRALIFKKMFRKHNQKQKMLPVKPRLMRTVSIHHLECSDYVLPVEMASDTATPKVDFRSQKSDSSESHEHDQLPPASKKHQVCGTIKHVNHVSHTELTQSTEKQANHLDAFSKQMDSFEELGRDVFQSNDLISTKEFINEQGESFLGIVEEPDILLENYLQNLHRCSSERALMKSGSSPMVGMSAKRHNKSPNDHLVNQVQKSEPADVDKYNAYYNSEFSPRSFLKHTKQGDHGTLLSHSRTVKKKLKDVFNENRKEHLHISMDGLLHKIPYGHAASGNVMKEKLFRSASARHFNESIEDNVSIPPKAHPHQSFRRSRSLTESYKYSHVFESILTSESKRLQENLTSTDVDFELQDQTAQKVFEQIHSNPEFNSFRCKDVPNESLHGALLSEAAISNPLNGDEAIDIHTPAEPESLVNVKESIEPGVILEQTLDVHASGKIYGGLELPLIASKLTETETCRVSWTSNIGCIPLPNELSVDQQESHIELHQSEEVHEVSDSPQTDNSHVAHEHALEVDSNVESTKPRPTSVFQLNSEDDLLKPAKHEYLEDSETEPRNLHFEEVDLLAKTHNLSVFKVSDEMDPAESNFGKKQEEAFANVGKFHIQVDQKDEADFNYVRDVLRKSGFNGFEFVGAQHFPSQLVGPLLSDGHEVASYDSDDLSPEHQLLFDLIDEILLEMSEKYSTGRWFSRFDPDTRTLPAERNILDQVWRKISSHLSHMHEHVVARDYAKNDGWLNLQQDAVCLGVELEDLLLDGLLDELILDCDDMSGYYSVFS, from the exons ATTGTAAACAAGGGCAGCCAAACAAAAAAAAGTTCAGGAAAGGCTCTTGTTAGAGCTTTGATTTTCAAAAAAATGTTTAGGAAGCATAATCAGAAGCAAAAGATGCTACCTGTGAAGCCACGCCTGATGCGCACCGTTTCCATACATCACTTGGAATGCAGTGATTATGTTCTTCCAGTGGAAATGGCTTCTGACACTGCTACCCCGAAAGTTGATTTCCGTTCACAAAAGAGTGATTCTTCTGAAAGCCATGAACATGATCAACTTCCGCCTGCAAGTAAAAAGCATCAAGTATGTGGAACAATAAAACATGTTAATCATGTTAGCCACACTGAGCTTACTCAATCAACTGAAAAGCAAGCAAATCACTTGGATGCCTTTTCAAAACAGATGGACTCCTTTGAGGAGTTGGGAAGAGATGTGTTCCAGTCTAATGATTTGATCAGTACAAAGGAGTTTATTAATGAGCAGGGTGAGTCATTCCTGGGAATTGTTGAAGAACCAGACATTTTGTTGGAAAATTATTTACAGAATCTTCATAGGTGTAGCTCTGAGAGAGCATTAATGAAGTCTGGCTCATCCCCCATGGTTGGAATGTCAGCTAAAAGGCACAATAAATCACCCAACGATCACCTTGTTAACCAAGTTCAGAAATCAGAACCTGCAGATGTTGACAAGTATAATGCTTACTATAATTCAGAGTTTTCACCCAGATCTTTTCTTAAGCATACAAAACAAGGAGATCATGGAACTCTTTTAAGTCATTCTAGGACTGTTAAGAAAAAGTTAAAAGATGTATTCAATGAGAACAGGAAGGAGCATCTTCATATTTCGATGGATGGGCTTCTGCATAAAATCCCTTATGGCCACGCAGCATCTGGGAATGTCATGAAAGAAAAACTATTCCGATCTGCCTCAGCCAGACATTTCAATGAAAGCATAGAAGACAATGTTAGTATTCCTCCGAAAGCACACCCACATCAGAGTTTTAGAAGATCTCGATCTCTTACTGAGTCATACAAATATTCTCATGTGTTTGAGTCCATTTTAACCAGTGAATCCAAAAGGCTGCAAGAAAACTTGACCTCAACTGATGTGGATTTTGAGTTGCAGGATCAGACTGCACAAAAGGTCTTTGAACAAATTCACTCTAATCCTGAATTCAACTCCTTTCGCTGTAAGGATGTCCCAAATGAATCATTACATGGAGCTCTGTTGTCAGAAGCGGCAATTAGCAATCCTTTGAATGGAGATGAGGCAATTGACATCCATACTCCTGCTGAGCCAGAGTCACTGGTGAATGTGAAGGAGAGCATTGAACCTGGTGTCATTCTAGAACAAACTCTTGATGTACATGCTAGTGGGAAAATTTATGGAGGACTAGAATTACCACTGATCGCTAGCAAACTTACAGAGACAGAGACATGCAGGGTTTCATGGACGTCGAACATTGGTTGTATCCCTTTGCCTAATGAGTTGTCTGTGGACCAACAAGAATCTCATATTGAGCTTCACCAGAGTGAAGAAGTACATGAAGTTTCAGATTCACCACAGACGGACAATAGCCATGTTGCGCATGAGCATGCGCTGGAAGTAGATTCAAATGTTGAGTCAACTAAACCAAGGCCAACCTCTGTTTTTCAACTAAATTCTGAAGATGATCTTTTGAAACCTGCAAAACATGAGTACTTAGAAG ATTCAGAGACTGAACCAAGAAACCTCCATTTTGAGGAAGTCGATTTGTtggccaaaacacataatttgtcGGTTTTTAAAGTATCTGATGAGATGGATCCTGCGGAATCTAATTTTGGTAAAAAGCAGGAGGAGGCTTTTGCAAATGTTGGCAAGTTCCACATTCAAGTGGATCAAAAGGATGAGGCTGATTTCAACTATGTTAGGGATGTATTGAGAAAATCCGGATTCAATGGTTTCGAGTTTGTTGGTGCACAGCACTTCCCCAGTCAACTAGTTGGCCCCTTACTATCTGATGGACATGAGGTTGCATCATATGATTCTGATGATCTCTCTCCTGAGCACCAGCTCCTTTTTGATCTAATTGATGAGATCTTATTGGAAATGTCAGAAAAATATTCTACCGGTAGATGGTTCTCGCGCTTTGACCCTGACACTAGAACATTGCCTGCGGAACGTAATATCCTCGATCAGGTTTGGCGAAAAATTAGCTCACATCTTAGTCACATGCATGAACATGTTGTGGCTCGAGACTATGCAAAAAATGATGGATGGTTGAACCTGCAGCAGGATGCCGTGTGTCTGGGTGTGGAGTTAGAGGACCTTCTTTTGGATGGTTTGCTGGATGAATTAATTCTTGATTGTGATGATATGTCAGGTTATTATTCTGTATTTTCCTAG